From the bacterium genome, one window contains:
- a CDS encoding SH3 domain-containing protein → MQTISPTEMLSRHMRAAVIFLILCVSVPYGKAVTAQDFPERAPEALPGTTVEMNDPGYWIARIDDPDRVIMTDRQIGTFNSLNTSRSIGADHPYAKNIAQIEMDGPVLNRMNPLAAGDTFPGSTVRERLEQNNERLMKTTLYDRWELPLTEGKKTEIQSAVNLGSVPDTIRPIKGIIVRHTSARLYPTAEPGYRMRGYLDDINVTSLDMGMPVAVLHFSQKRDFQFVMSPIAWGWVPSADIAYGDEKAVRAFGAGGEFIVVIDHKAPLYADEKCSIFLGSVYMGERLTVRGKTDSGFRVSIPVRKPDGSLMTGEGWVRRDGSVHEGFLPYTKRNAITTAFRLLGRPYGWHDSWDERDCGGIMRVIFQCFGIDLPRYWSFQQLCTDQAVFVGDMKDMAEKNRRLGEMPAGITFTGSTGHIGLYLGSVDGRPFVIHECGWNYKEGDKELKMARVVVSDYEHIGFNMDGIKFFSPIMP, encoded by the coding sequence ATGCAAACCATTTCGCCCACTGAAATGCTCTCTCGTCATATGAGAGCCGCCGTCATTTTTTTAATCCTTTGCGTCTCGGTGCCATACGGAAAAGCGGTAACAGCACAGGACTTTCCCGAACGGGCGCCGGAAGCGCTCCCGGGGACAACGGTTGAGATGAACGATCCCGGCTACTGGATTGCCCGGATCGACGACCCCGACCGGGTAATCATGACAGACCGGCAGATCGGGACGTTCAACAGTCTCAACACCTCCCGGAGTATCGGCGCTGACCATCCCTATGCAAAAAACATCGCCCAGATCGAGATGGACGGTCCCGTACTGAACCGCATGAATCCGCTCGCCGCCGGCGATACTTTTCCGGGAAGCACCGTCCGGGAACGTCTCGAACAGAATAACGAACGCCTCATGAAAACGACGCTCTACGACCGGTGGGAGCTTCCGCTGACCGAAGGAAAAAAGACGGAGATACAATCCGCCGTCAACCTCGGCTCGGTCCCGGATACCATTCGCCCCATAAAAGGCATTATCGTCCGTCACACCTCGGCGCGTCTCTATCCCACCGCCGAACCGGGATACCGTATGCGGGGGTATCTCGACGACATCAACGTCACATCGCTCGATATGGGTATGCCGGTCGCCGTTCTCCACTTTTCGCAGAAAAGGGACTTCCAGTTCGTCATGAGCCCCATCGCATGGGGCTGGGTGCCGTCAGCCGATATCGCATACGGAGATGAAAAAGCTGTACGGGCTTTCGGTGCGGGCGGTGAATTCATCGTGGTCATCGACCATAAAGCGCCCCTGTATGCGGACGAGAAATGCTCGATATTCCTCGGAAGCGTTTACATGGGGGAGCGTCTCACGGTCAGGGGAAAAACGGACAGCGGATTCAGAGTGTCGATACCGGTGCGTAAGCCCGACGGCTCCCTCATGACAGGAGAGGGCTGGGTGCGCCGCGACGGGAGCGTTCACGAGGGTTTTCTCCCCTATACGAAGCGGAATGCAATAACCACTGCGTTCAGGCTTCTCGGCCGTCCCTACGGCTGGCATGATTCCTGGGACGAACGCGACTGCGGCGGTATCATGCGGGTGATTTTCCAGTGTTTCGGAATTGACCTTCCGCGGTACTGGTCGTTCCAGCAGCTCTGCACCGATCAAGCTGTCTTTGTCGGAGATATGAAGGATATGGCAGAAAAAAACCGCCGTCTCGGTGAAATGCCCGCGGGAATAACCTTTACCGGCTCGACAGGGCATATCGGCCTCTATCTCGGAAGCGTGGATGGCAGACCATTTGTCATCCATGAATGCGGATGGAATTACAAGGAGGGCGACAAGGAGCTCAAGATGGCGCGGGTGGTTGTTTCGGATTACGAGCACATCGGATTCAATATGGATGGAATCAAGTTTTTCTCGCCGATTATGCCATAA